A region from the Sphaerodactylus townsendi isolate TG3544 linkage group LG01, MPM_Stown_v2.3, whole genome shotgun sequence genome encodes:
- the YIPF4 gene encoding protein YIPF4, whose protein sequence is MQSPSAQQPPPAPPPPPLYAANNGDFTFVSSADAEELSGSIASPDVKLNLGVGSGEFIKESTATTFLRQRGYGWLLEVEDDDPEDNKPLLEELDIDLKDIYYKIRCVLMPMPSLGFNRQVVRDNPDFWGPLAVVLFFSMISLYGQFKVVSWIITIWIFGSLTIFLLARVLGGEVAYGQVLGVIGYSLLPLIVIAPLLLVVGSFEVVSTLIKLFGVFWAAYSAASLLVGEEFKTKKPLLIYPIFLLYIYFLSLYTGV, encoded by the exons ATGCAGTCTCCGAGTGCCCAGCAGCCCCCccctgcgccgccgccgccaccactcTATGCGGCTAATAACGGAGATTTCACCTTCGTCTCCTCGGCCGACGCTGAAG AACTTAGTGGTTCAATAGCCTCTCCTGACGTGAAGCTCAATCTTGGAGTAGGAAGTGGAGAATTTATTAAAGAATCTACTGCAACTACATTCTTAAGACAGAGAGGTTATGGCTGGCTTTTGGAAGTAGAGGATGATGACCCTGAAGATAATAAACCACTCTT GGAGGAGCTAGACATTGATCTGAAGGATATATACTACAAAATTCGGTGTGTCTTGATGCCGATGCCTTCACTTGGATTTAATAGACAAGTAGTTAGAGATAATCCTGACTTCTGGGGTCCACTGGCAGTTGTCCTATTCTTTTCAATGATCTCATTATATGGGCAGTTCAAG GTTGTATCCTGGATTATAACTATTTGGATATTTGGATCCTTGACAATCTTCCTGTTGGCCAGAGTTCTTGGAGGAGAG GTGGCATATGGCCAGGTTCTTGGAGTGATTGGATATTCCTTACTTCCTCTTATTGTAATAGCACCTCTGCTCTTGGTGGTTGGATCATTTGAAGTTGTTTCTACTTTAATAAAA cttTTTGGAGTCTTTTGGGCTGCATACAGTGCTGCTTCATTATTAGTTGGAGAAGAGTTTAAGACCAAGAAGCCCCTCCTGATCTATCCCATCTTCTTATTGTACATTTATTTTTTGTCCTTGTATACCGGGGTGTGA